The sequence below is a genomic window from Candidatus Hydrogenedentota bacterium.
TCATGTCCGGGAACACGTTGCGGCGGTAGATGGACTGTAGTTCCGCAATGGCAGCCTCGACCTTCTGGTTTTGTTCCTTGAGGATCTCCGGCTTTTCTTTTTCGTAGAATTCTCGGATTTTCCGGGCGATTTGTTCCTCGTCGCCGGTTGCGCCTTTCGCGCCGCTCAGCGCCTCCAGTCCGGCTTTCTTGATGAAGGGCAGCGCGGGATCGATCCTTCCGGCCTCCAAGGCCTCGTCCATGGCGCGCGCCGGCATCCGGAAGATATGGGTGGGCCGGCTGTGGCAGTCCATGCAATCCATGACGCGTTCTTCGGTCTTGGCAAGCGTGGCGGCGTCGTATTTGCCTTCGGGCGCATGAAACTCCTCGATGACTTCCCCCTTGGCGTTTTCAACGCGCACGCGCGCGATTTCCTTGCGCTGGGGGTCGGCCGGGGTGTAGATCGTCCGTTTTTCGGGATTGATGTGCCAGCTGTGAATGCCCTTGCCCCCGCCGTGTCCGCCGCCGATGTGCATCAACAGGACGGTCTTGGTGGGCGTGTTCGCCTCGTCTTCGCCGAATTGGGTCAAAACCTTGATCCGGTCGCCGGCAAACCGCTCGGGCCAATGGCACTGTTCACAGGTGTCGCGCGACGGCCGCAGGTTAGTTACCGGCGTCGGGATGGGACGTTCGTAACTGTCGAGAGTCACGGCGATGACCTGTCCCAATCCGGACAGCTTCGATTTCACGAACCATGGCGCGCCGGGCCCGATGTGGCAATCCACGCAATGCACGCGCGAATGGGGCGAATCTTTGTACGACACATACTCCGGCTCCATTACCGTGTGGCAGACCGCGCCGCAGAATGTCGGCGAATCCATGAATACAACGCCGTGATACGTAACCGTCGCGAGGATGAGCAGGTTGAAACCGGTCAGAACAATGACGGCTATCGCTACGCGCCGGGTATGGACGTCGTTTAGGTTCAGCACGGGAAAGGGGCCTTGGCCGGCATCCACTTCCATTTGCTTCTTGGCCCGGAACCGATCCCACAAGACCCCGACGGGTATCAACAACAACCCCCCAATAAATGCGCCCGGCAGCACCATGAAAGTAAGGATTCCGATATAGGGCGCATGGGACGAGTCAACCACCAGCAGACCCAGCAAGCCGAGGATCAACATGGCGCTGGCCCACGCCATCGCCCCACCCAGCAGCGTAATCCAGTTCCGGCCGTACAACGACATCAGGACCGCAAGCCATATTTTCCTTGGTTCCGGCATTTTCGCTTGTCTCCGTGGTAAAGACGCGATACTTCCTGCGCCGATGGTTGTGTATGTTCGACTGCTTTTTTACTTCGTTTTGTCCTGGCTGATCGCGGCCGTTATCGTGCCTGCGCGGACGGCTTGGCGCGTCGTTCCGCCTTGGTCGAGGACGGGCGCCGGATCGTGTCCGGATCGTGTCTGCGGTCGCGCCACCATGCCGCGCAACCGGCCGCCAGCACCACGGCCTCAATCAGGTAGAAGGCCGTCAGCGTGGCGTGAATGCCGCTGGTAAAGCCATAACTGTGAAGCCCAACGCCCAGCAGGTTGACACCGAACCAGGAAAAGGCGACCACCACCCCGCCGAACACCGCGCCCAGATGAACGCCATAGTCGCGGATTTGGCCACCCAGCCGCGCATGCAGCACGGCCAATTGCCAAAGGACAATCATTAGCGCACCGTTTTCCTTCGGATCCCATCCCCAGAAACGGCCCCAACTTTCGTTGGCCCAGATGCCGCCCAGCACCGTGCCCACAATCGAAAAAAACAACGAAAAGCAGAAAACGCCGTACACCATCCGCGTCAGGCTGCGATAGAACGCCGCGTCGTCCCGGCGCCAGCCCACCAAGCGCCCCAGCAGATACACATGGGACAGCGCCCCCGCCAGCAAGCCGGCGCCGTAGCCAATGGTAATCGTCGTCACGTGCGTGGCGAGCCAGAAATTCGTGTCGAGCACGGCCACCATGCTCGGCATCGTGTCGGCGCCTTCCACGGCCTCGTATTTGCCGGCCAGAAACAGGCCTACCATGCCGAGCACCGAGGCCAGCGCCAACGCCACCCGTTGCCGGTTGACCCACTCCATGAACAACGAAACGGCCACGGCCACGATCGTTACGAAAAGAATTGTCTCGTATAACGTGGTCACCGGCGGCCGTTCGCGAATAATGCAGCGGATCGTAATGCCCGCCGTCAGTAGGATCGTGGCCGCCGCAAGCGAGACCGTCGCGCCCCAGATTACCGGGCGCCGGCCCGGCGCCATCCATGAAACCGCAATGAAAATAAAACCCAGCATAAACAACATCAGGCTGTAATAAAAGAAACTGTACCGGTAATAGGAGACTTCGAGGGCGATCTTGCCGTACTCTCCGCGCGCGGAGGCCAGCCCGGCCAAGTGATCGTGCAACGCCGCAGCCAGCGAGGCAAACCGGGCGCGATCTTCACGTGCCTGGACCAGTTCTTCCCACGCCGCGATCGCGGGAACCGCGTCGGCGCACGACGATTTGCCTTCCAGTGCGCAACCGATCAGATTCGCCAAGGTGCGCCACTCGCGTTCTTCCGGGGTGGGTGGAGGATACAAGGCCAGTATGGAGGCGTTTGTGGAGGCCTTGTCCACGTCGCGATACAACTTCGACAAGGCTTGGGCGGCGGTCTTTTGATCCGGGGAGGCATCTTCCTTTCCATGAAACGAGGCGAATTTCCGCGCCAAGTCCGGTCCTTTGGCCAACAGGGCGCTCAACCGGCATTCATCCTGGCCGGGAAACAGATCCGCCACGGCGGGATTTTCGCTGACCGGATACGTGCCCCGCGCAAAATCGAGAAAACGGGTCAATCGGTCGAATTCGAGCATGTTTTGGGCGAGATTCACGATTTGGTTTTCGAGCAGCGTCCGCCGCTTGGTTTCCTTGGCCATGTGCGAATGAGCGAGATCGAACAACCGCTCGCGGGCGGGAAGCAGATCGTTGTAGGAATACCGCGCGCGCCGTTTTTCGTAGGGAATCCCGATGGCCGCGAGCACATCGGCGTTGTCCACCAGAAACGTCTTGTATTGCCGGGCCTGCTCCGGATAAAACAGGCAATCCACAAGCCACTGTATCGGCGTCAACCGCTGGCCGGCAAGGTTCGCGCAGGAACGCCGCCCGTTGAACTTGAGTAGCGTGAACCCCGCATAGGTGTCCAGCGGCTTGACCCGGCCACCGTCCTGTATCGCGAGCGTCGCAAACTGGCGAACGGTTTCCGGACTCCAATGGGCCGACGATGCGGCGGGGGACGGCGCCTCCCCGTCCGCCATCGCAAAGGAACTCGCCGACAGGATCGCCCACACGGCCAACCCGGCTGAAACACGCCGCACCATCGCGTCCAGACGTTTCATTTACCGCGATCTCCTGCGTTCGGCTCTCAAATAGGCCGTGAGTTTTTGCATGAAGTGTATGGCCATTCCGATCGTGATAATCAGGCAGGAATACAAGGGGAACTGCTCGGCCGGATTGCGCACGACGGCGAAAACGGAATACAGGCGGTCGCCGGGCCGCGCATTCGACGGTCCCCACGACGACTGGTACAACGTATAGCCCAAATTACGCAGCGGCTCGTTCATCGTAATCCGCGCCTGTTGCGCCACGCCCTGTTCGGTTTTGGTGACGTCACTGATGAATTTGCTCGGCATGTTGGTCTGCGGATGCAACTCGCGGGTGAACTTGTCGAGCGTTATCGTAAAGGGCAGCGTCCATCGCCGTGGACGCAGTTCCACGGCCCATGCCTTTCCGCCCGCCGGCGTCACCCACGGCTGAAAGGCCCCGGCCCAAAGCAGGGCCGACCGCTCGGCGCCGCCTTGGCTTTCGCGCAACACGGCCACGATTCCCGGTAGGTTGGCCTCTTCCTCGCGGCTCCGCTCCTGCGACATCAGCATGAAACCGTCCACGCCTTCACCTGGCTTTTTTTCAGGCGTCGGACGGGCATTGGGCGCAAAACCGCGCAGGATCAATTCAAAGGGCAAATCCGGAAAACGGAACGTCCGTGTCCGCGTACCCGACAGGTGCATGAAATCCCGCGCGGGGATCAGATATTCCCGCGTGGGTCCACCCGTCGCTTCACCCACCGCGATTTCCCATTCGTTCGAGGACTGGAACTCGCTCGACGATTCCCCTTCATACAAGGTCATGTGGCCGGCCGTCGAATACCGGTAGGTAACGAATGAACCCGCCAGCATGACCAAGATGCCGGCGTGGGTTATGAGAATGCCAAATTTGGACCAGCCCATCCGCACCCGGACAATCCCGCCGAGGGTCAAATTGACCGCCAAGACAATCAGGAGCAGATAGGTTCCCGGCAAGGGAATCGGAAAACGTCCGAACGCCCAGTGAACAAGGATCAGCGACTCGAAATATCGCCGCTGGGCCTGGTAAAGCCCATGTTCGACCTGGTACAGCGTGCCGAGATAGGTCAACAGCAGCAGAAGCAGGAACAACACGCAGGACAGCGGAAACGACGCCAGCACGTCCATTGTCTTCTTTAGCGCCTGCCTCATGGACTGGAATCCTTCTTTTTCAGGGACTGGCAGAAAGCCGTGAAATGGTCTTTTTCGGCGCGCAACAGGTTTTCCGGCCCCGTCATTTTCACGAAAAGCGTCTCACCGTCCAATTCCACAATCAACGCATACATCAGGGCGTTGCCATGCTCGACGCCGGCCATGTCGGTATAGGCCCCGCTTATTTCCACGAAAGGCGAAGCTTTGCCCAGCACGTTCACCTTGGGCAGGGCCGCGATTTCTTCGGCGGTCAATGGCGGTTGGCCCATTTGGCTGCGCCAGCGGTTTACGTTCGCCTCGACGCCGCCGCCCGTGCCGTGCAGCAATGTCGCGTAACATTCGGCCTCGTTGCCGTCGCCAATCGAAAAATTGGCAAGACGCATGGACGATCCCGCCTTCGGCTTCCACGCGTCCGGCGCCGCCCATTCAAATTGCGGTTCCGGCCTGGATTCGCCATGATCCATGCCCGGCTGCCGGGTTTGAGGACCGAAAAGCCGTTCCTTTACGGGCATTTCGGCCAGGCTTGGACGCGGCGAGGCGGGCGCCTCGCGTGTTTGCACAACCGTTTTGGGCGCCTGCGAGCCGCCGCAGGAAACCAACCCCGCAACGATCAGCGCCGCGGAAAAAAACCTGAGAACAGACAAACTCCACTCCTTTACATTACACGCATTATATACCGGGAAACTTGCCGCTGTTTAACGATATTCCCGGAAACCCCGGCAAGAAGGGCGTCATGGTAGACCATGCCCGCGGCATTCTGCAACCCGCCGCCGAAAAGGATAGCCAAGGGATCGCGGCTGAACTTCCGCGATCCCTTGGCGTTCGATATTCGCAAAGTTTTATTTCTTTTTGGCGGGATTCAGGTGGGCAATCGTGGCGGAAGCCGCTTTGAAATCGAATCCCTTCCACGTCGGACTGCCTTCGTTGTGACAGGTCTTGCAGAGCGCTTCGTCGGCGCCGCGCTTGATGTGCGCCGACATAACGATGGTTTTGTCGCCGCTCTTGAATTTCTTAGCATCCGCTACATGGAGTGACGCCGGGCCATGGCAGCTCTCGCACTGGACGCCGTCTTCCTTGGCGATCGTGGCAGGCGCCGCACCCGCCTTTTCATCAAAGGCCGTCACGTGGCATTTCAAGCATTCGGGCGCTTCACCGGCCGGCTTGTCAACCTTCATCTTGTCCGCGGCCGCCTTGGCTTCGGGCGCCGCCAGCGTTTCAAACGCCTTGGCGTGCTTCGATGCCTTCCACTTATTCCATGCTTCGCCCTCATCCGCCTTGTTGTGGCAAATCTTGCACTGCTTGTTGCCGACATACGTGGCGTCCTGCGCGTGAGCCGCGCCCGCAAAGGCTAGAGCCGCACATACCATAATCGTCACTACCAGCGTCTTTTTCATGCATCCTGCTCCTTTTTTGTGTTAGCAGCCACAAAACCCAATGTCATTTTCACCATAACGCTTCTTTTTCCCTACACGTTAGATACATTCTCGCGGTTTTTTATTCAATTCCGCGTTCAAACCCGCCATGCCGCGAAAGGGGAAACGATTATATCACAATTTCTTCCCCGGCGTCTTGGCCGGATATTTCCAGTCGTCCTCGTGGCAGGCATTGCATCGGGCCGGATGGCCCATGCCTTCCACATGGCAGTCCTTGCACTCCGCTTCCTTGTGCGTGTCGTCCAGTTGCAGCCCCGTTTTGCCGTGATCGAATCCTTCCGGATGCCAGTCCGGTTTGTGGCAGGCGGCGCATTCGCGGCTGGCCTGCGTGGCCATTTTGCCGTCGTTGTAGGCATGGCATTTCTGGCAGGCCACGGCGCCGTGGTACGGCTTGAGTTCGAAGCCTGCGCGGGTAGTGTGATCGAAGGGAGGCGGTTCCTGTTGCAAGTGGCATTTTCCGCAGGCCTCCTCGGCGGCATGGCACTTCGCGCATTCCTCGTGGGGATCCTGCCGCTCGCGCTTGTGGGCCGGTTGCGCCTCCTCGTGGCACCGGCTGCAATTCTCGTTCTTGTGGCATTCGGAACACCGCACGCCGAACACTTCGGAGTGCTCTTTGTGTTGGAAAAAGACCTTCGACCCTTCCTCGTAGTCGCCCGTGTCGTAAATTTTCTTGTCGGGGGCCTTCACGTTCGGGTGCAGCCGTCCCGTAATGTCGGTCGCGTCTATTTTCGGTTCGGGCTTGCCGTCGGCCGAACGCTTGGCATGGCAAATGCCGCACTGGGTATAGCGGTCCCATTCCCGATGGCATCCAAAACATTGCCGGTGGTATGCGCCCTTGAGGCCGGGTTTGCGCAGATTGGTTTGGTCCGGTTCGATGGGATGGCATTCGCGGCAAGGCTGGATGCGCTCCGGCTGGCTGTGATGGTGGCAACCCGAACATCCGTTGGACATGGTCTCCATTTCCGCGTGAAGCCTGTGCGGAAACACCACCGGCACGTAAATTTCGGACAACTGATCGAGGATGAAAACATCCGGGGCATTCTGGACGGATATCGGCGGCAGTTTGTCGGTGTGCGTATGCCGGCTGCACGACCGTAGTTTGACGCTGCCCCCCTCGCCGGGATGCGCCTCGACGTGGCAACTGATGCAGGGCGGAAGCGTGCCGGAACCATCCGCGCCCATCGAGGGTTCCTGGGAAAACGCCGCCGCCATCCATAACAGCGCCAAGCCGCCAATCACAATCGCCGCCAAGCCGATATTCCATGTCGCGGGAAGCCTCGGCGGGCTTTGGGCGCACAGGCAAGGCCACCCTGTGCCGCCCCGGCAGGGAAGCAGTCCGGCACAATGGCGGCTCCTAGGACAATACACAACGCCCCCTTTCACCGGACTGGGCAATCAACTCTTCCGCCACGCGGGATGGACTGTTGGTCGGCTTATGGGCGGGCAGCACCGGAAAGATCAGGACGATGGTCCGGTACACGAAAACCAGCCCCGCCATAAGCCCCACGGTTACCGCAATCTCGACAAGCGACGGGAAATAGGGCTTGTCGGCGTACAGCGGCGAGTAAGCCACGAGAAAAACGTTCACGCGGTTGATCACCACACCGATCACCGCCGATGCGCACGCCACGAACAGCAGGCGGGGCGTCCGCCGAACCCGCGCCGACACCAGCATCGCCAACGGGATCAATCCGCCAATTAAAAATTCGATCCCAAACGCAATGGTCGTCCCTGGGTCAGCGAAAATCGCGCCATAGGCTTCACGAATGACCAAATCGCATACCTTGGCAATCCAGTAAACACCCAGCAGTACCACGGTATAGCGAACCAGCAGACCCAGCAATTTGGTTTCGGGCCGGCGCTTGAACGCCCACGACGACCACAGCGATTCAACCGCCACCATGGGAAAACCGACCGAAATGGCCGACAGCAGAAACAGCAGCGGCAGGATCGGCGTGTACCAGACGGGATTCATCTTGTAGGGCGCGATCAGCAGCAGTGCTCCCAGCGAGGACTGATGCATGCACGAAAGCATGATACCCGCCGCGATCAGCAGGAACATGGTCCGTCCGAGAATGGCATCCGCCACGCGCAGGACCGTCTCGGCCACCCCGTTCAGCGCGGCAAGCGGGCCCGGCAGGTTCACGCGGCCCATGAACCGTTCACAGACGATGGGCGCGAATTCCAGATAGAGCACGTTGAGATAGGCCATGACGCACATGGCCACCTCGAACAGCACCGAATTGCCCTGCCACATCCACGGCAACATCGGATGCCAAATGTTGTAGTAACGGCCCAAATCGAGAATCAGGCCGAGCACCACAAACGTGTAGCCGAGCATGGCCGTCAACAGCGCCGGGCGCACCAACGCCTCGTATTCGCGGCGATGAAACACATGCGCAAGCGCCGCCGTCGTAAAGCCGCCCGCGGCCAGCGCCACGCCCGACGCCACGTCTATCGCGATCCAGATGCCCCACGGATACGGGTCCGACAGGCTGGTGGCGGCGCGGAGGCCGAACGCCAGCCGGTACAAGGCCGCGACAAATCCCACGCCCATCAAGCCAAGCAGAACAAAGACGCCCGGCGTGAAAAACGGATGTTTCACGGGCGCGCACGATTCGTGCGATTCGGATACGTGCCGGCTCATTCCGGAGGTCCTTCCTACTTCCCGTCGCCAAAGGTTTTCATCGCCGTGCACAACAATCCATACAGCAGCACCGGCGGCAGACCGAACTTGAACACGTTATGCTGGATCGTCTCGGTCAGTTCCGGCACGGGTTTGCCGGAAAACGCCCGCAAATCGAGGTCCGCGAACGGACGGCCCGCCAAATACAGCCACGCGGTTCCGCCTACTTCCGTTTCGCCGTAGACGTGCGGCACATACCGATCCGGATTCGTGGCAATTTTTTCGTGGGCCAACTGCAGCAGTTTATTGCGTTCGCCAAACATCAACGCATTCGGGGGGCACATCTCCGCGCAGGCCGGCGGCTTGTTTTCCGACGTCACACGATCGAAACAGAACGAACACTTGGACACGACCGGCGTCAGTGCGTTGTCGTATTCGTAGGCGGGCACCTGAAACGGGCAGGCGATCATGCAGTACCGGCAGCCCAGGCATTTGCCCGCATCGTACGTGACCATGCCGTTTTCCTGGCGGTGCAACGCGCCCACGATGCACGCCGATGCACACGCCGGTTTCAAGCAGTGCATGCAATTCACCTTGACGAACGTGGGTTTTTCGGGGTTGGCCGCGTCCGGATAACGGTTGACGACCGTGTAGGCACCCGCCGTCATCCGTCGGCGAGTGTCGAAAACCGACGTGTCCTCATAGGATTCCAAAGGAGCATGGGACAAATCGTTGGCGCGCGCGCAGGCGAATTCGCATTTGCGGCACCCGATGCACTCGGTGGTATCCACCAACATCCCGCAGCCCGAAGCCGCGCCGGGCGCATCCGAGGCATCGGCGCCCAAAGGCAACATCGCCCCCGCGACGCCAGCGCCCAGCGCCTTCAAAAAAGACCTTCGTTCCATACAAGCAGCCGCTTTCAACCGCACGACACGTGCGCAAACCGACACAAACACCTACGAAAAAATGATATCGCGATAGCCGGAAAATAATCATCGGGGCAAAAAGGGGAACTTCGCGATGAAAGCGTCAGTAGAAAACACGGAGGTTCTCCGGCGTTCAAACACGAAAAAGCCCGGCTGACAATAGACAGCCGGGCATGGAAGTGTGGACGATTCGGGTCAGTTGAGATAGAAGGTAATCTTGCTGACCTGCCAGTTGTTTTCGATATCCTGGGATGCGCGAATTTCGCGGACATTTTCGACCAGTTTGTCGAGCGGCATCTCCATTTCGGGCGTCAAGCCCCCGCCAAGACCGGCCAAGGGCTTGACGATATCGCCGACAAGGGCCGATTTGAGCATCAAAATGCCATACATGGGCGCATCAAGGCCGACAGGCGGGTCCAAGGATCCCAGAAAATTAGTCGGCGTCTTGGTCTTGATGGCCGTGATGACTTCCTTGAATCGGTCGAGATCGTTGGCGACCATCACCGTGTCTTCGGGGAATGCGATATAGATCGGCACGGGAAGGGGCACGGCCACTATCGAAATATCCACGTCCTCGTGTTTTTCGGCGGGCGTCATCGGGGCAAACATTTGAATCAGGGCCTTGACTTGATCGGGTTGGGCAAGGTTCGCCATCAGAAACGCCTGCGGAATGCCGCCGCTGGCCGCCGAAATGCCGAACGTGAGTTCGTCCCCGATGAGTTCCACGGCCTGGTTGATATACATCGTCACCTGCGACAAGCCCGCGTCCTTTTGCACCTCGGGCGGCAGCGCGTTGAGCCAGCCCTCGCGAAACGACGCCTTCGCCATGGCGTTGAACCGAAGACTCAACAAGGCCAGCGTGGCTTCCGGCAGCAACGGCGCCAAGCGGAGCGGTTTGGCCTCCCCGCACAGTTCGGCATAGGCCGGATGTTTGGCGTTGTCCATCTGCGTCTTTAGTTCGATTTTCTTGTCCGTCCAGATCAGCCGCGTCACGCCGGGGTCGTCGCCGGCCATGGCGTTCAGTTTCTTCTCGATCGAAGGCAGGGGGGTGTCGGCGAATTTTGCGGTTCCCTTGTTCATGGCCAGCGCGGCCGGAATCAAATCCTTGACGAGCGGGGCGATTTTGTCGAAACGGGACAGCAGCACCCATTCGTCGGGGACTTCGGCGGGACATTCGACCGAACCGTACCGGACCACCGCGGGCGAGGCCACGCGGGCAAGCGTCTGCTTCAACATTTCGAGCGAATTGGAAATAAACATTTTGCCGTCGGCCATCGCGTAGGCGAGTTTTTCCGGATCGAAACACTTGACCTGCACCCCGTTGACATCGAGGGTTTCGACTTTTTCCGGATCGATGTCGCCGCCGGGCAACGAGAGCAAATCCTTGATGGCGGCTTCGACCTTGGCGGGATCGCCGCATCCAAATACGAGCGCGACGCCCGGCAGTTTTACGGATTCGAGAAACTTTTCAATGTTCGGCGGTTCCGCAGGCGGAGCCGGCGGCGCTTCTCCGCCTTCTTTCTTTTCACCTTCCGGCGCCGGCGCGGATTCAGTGGTCTTTTGGGCATCCAGCGCGGCCTTGAACTCCGCGAAAGCCTCCTTGGCGCTCGTGGCGGTCGGCGCAAGATCCACAAAGACGCCTATCGGGGCGTCGGGCTGGATGCCTTTGGCCGTGGCGATATCGGCAAAACTGGCGGCATCGGGCACGCCCAAGTCGTTTCGAATATCGGACACCGCCTTGGCCACTTCATCGTCAACGTTGAAGTCGGGCGGCGCAATGCGTTTGGCCAAGGCCAGCGCCTTGTCAATGATGCCGTTCAGCGGGGGAAGCGCCAGCGTCAGCATGGCGGATTCCGGCGCCAGTTTCAGCACCGGAAGCGTTGACGGAACCACGGGACCCAATTCGGGCTGGCCGGACGGCGGCACGGGCGCCGGTTCGACGGGCGCGGGCGCGGGTTCGGTTACCGGCGCGACGGGCGGCGCGGGAACCACCGGCGCGGGCGCGGGCGGCTCCTTCGACCAACAGCCCACAACGGCCAGCAGAAAGGCAATGGCCAGCGCCAGCGCCGGACCCCCGGCGCTCGAAAACGGGGAATAGCGTCTCATCGTACGTTCCTCCTCATGGATTTCGCTGCATTATGCAACGGATCGTTTCACGCCCTGGCGGGGCGGGTTTTCATCGTACTATTGTAATTGCCCCGCCGTTCGCATACTGCGCGTTCACCGGCCCATTCCAGCAAACGGCTTGGGGCCATTCAATGCCAAGCGTATCAAATCGTTTACATCCATACAACACCCGAAGACGGTCAGGCGCCAACACCCGCGGCCGACTCGTTGGACGCGTTGGCCTCGGCTATCGCATGGGCCTTTTCCGCCAGTTCCGCCAGCGCGGCCCGTTTCGGTTCGAGCCGGGCAACGACTTCCTCCTGCTTTCGGCGGATTTCTTCCTCTTCGGCGCGGACGGTTTCGATCTCCATCGAAAGACCGGCCAAGGCATCATCGAACGCCTTGCGGATGTTTTCCGCGAAAGCGGCCCGGCACTGAGACATGCCCTCGCGCAGTTGGTCGCGGGCCGCGTTGAAGACCGTGCCCACTTCGCTTTTGCCGCCCTGCGTCAGCAACTGCATGACTTTTTCACGGACACACCGCGCGAGTTTCTCGCGGCGCACGCCCGTACTGGTGGCGCCGCGCAGCAGAAGGCCCAGAACGCCGCCCAACACCGCACCCGCCCCCGCGCCCAGCCGGGCATCGAGATAAAAGAAGTCGCGCAACAGATTGTTCAGGGCAATCTGGACGTCGGGCCGCGCAATGAGCACGCTCCATGCCACCGCCCCCACCACCGCGCCCAGCACCGCGCCCGACACGAGAAAGCCAAAGTACGAGGCGGCCATGCCGGCCTGCAAAGCGCCGATGGGACCGCGCGACACGCGGACAAGACCCTCCGGAACGGGCGCGACCTCTTC
It includes:
- a CDS encoding cytochrome c3 family protein, encoding MAAIVIGGLALLWMAAAFSQEPSMGADGSGTLPPCISCHVEAHPGEGGSVKLRSCSRHTHTDKLPPISVQNAPDVFILDQLSEIYVPVVFPHRLHAEMETMSNGCSGCHHHSQPERIQPCRECHPIEPDQTNLRKPGLKGAYHRQCFGCHREWDRYTQCGICHAKRSADGKPEPKIDATDITGRLHPNVKAPDKKIYDTGDYEEGSKVFFQHKEHSEVFGVRCSECHKNENCSRCHEEAQPAHKRERQDPHEECAKCHAAEEACGKCHLQQEPPPFDHTTRAGFELKPYHGAVACQKCHAYNDGKMATQASRECAACHKPDWHPEGFDHGKTGLQLDDTHKEAECKDCHVEGMGHPARCNACHEDDWKYPAKTPGKKL
- a CDS encoding NapC/NirT family cytochrome c translates to MPEPRKIWLAVLMSLYGRNWITLLGGAMAWASAMLILGLLGLLVVDSSHAPYIGILTFMVLPGAFIGGLLLIPVGVLWDRFRAKKQMEVDAGQGPFPVLNLNDVHTRRVAIAVIVLTGFNLLILATVTYHGVVFMDSPTFCGAVCHTVMEPEYVSYKDSPHSRVHCVDCHIGPGAPWFVKSKLSGLGQVIAVTLDSYERPIPTPVTNLRPSRDTCEQCHWPERFAGDRIKVLTQFGEDEANTPTKTVLLMHIGGGHGGGKGIHSWHINPEKRTIYTPADPQRKEIARVRVENAKGEVIEEFHAPEGKYDAATLAKTEERVMDCMDCHSRPTHIFRMPARAMDEALEAGRIDPALPFIKKAGLEALSGAKGATGDEEQIARKIREFYEKEKPEILKEQNQKVEAAIAELQSIYRRNVFPDMKVTWGTYTSNLGHEESPGCFRCHNDEMTTKDGKAIGQDCTICHNVLAWDETDPEILKSLELQ
- the ccsA gene encoding cytochrome c biogenesis protein CcsA, with the translated sequence MKRLDAMVRRVSAGLAVWAILSASSFAMADGEAPSPAASSAHWSPETVRQFATLAIQDGGRVKPLDTYAGFTLLKFNGRRSCANLAGQRLTPIQWLVDCLFYPEQARQYKTFLVDNADVLAAIGIPYEKRRARYSYNDLLPARERLFDLAHSHMAKETKRRTLLENQIVNLAQNMLEFDRLTRFLDFARGTYPVSENPAVADLFPGQDECRLSALLAKGPDLARKFASFHGKEDASPDQKTAAQALSKLYRDVDKASTNASILALYPPPTPEEREWRTLANLIGCALEGKSSCADAVPAIAAWEELVQAREDRARFASLAAALHDHLAGLASARGEYGKIALEVSYYRYSFFYYSLMLFMLGFIFIAVSWMAPGRRPVIWGATVSLAAATILLTAGITIRCIIRERPPVTTLYETILFVTIVAVAVSLFMEWVNRQRVALALASVLGMVGLFLAGKYEAVEGADTMPSMVAVLDTNFWLATHVTTITIGYGAGLLAGALSHVYLLGRLVGWRRDDAAFYRSLTRMVYGVFCFSLFFSIVGTVLGGIWANESWGRFWGWDPKENGALMIVLWQLAVLHARLGGQIRDYGVHLGAVFGGVVVAFSWFGVNLLGVGLHSYGFTSGIHATLTAFYLIEAVVLAAGCAAWWRDRRHDPDTIRRPSSTKAERRAKPSAQAR
- a CDS encoding cytochrome c biogenesis protein ResB; this translates as MRQALKKTMDVLASFPLSCVLFLLLLLLTYLGTLYQVEHGLYQAQRRYFESLILVHWAFGRFPIPLPGTYLLLIVLAVNLTLGGIVRVRMGWSKFGILITHAGILVMLAGSFVTYRYSTAGHMTLYEGESSSEFQSSNEWEIAVGEATGGPTREYLIPARDFMHLSGTRTRTFRFPDLPFELILRGFAPNARPTPEKKPGEGVDGFMLMSQERSREEEANLPGIVAVLRESQGGAERSALLWAGAFQPWVTPAGGKAWAVELRPRRWTLPFTITLDKFTRELHPQTNMPSKFISDVTKTEQGVAQQARITMNEPLRNLGYTLYQSSWGPSNARPGDRLYSVFAVVRNPAEQFPLYSCLIITIGMAIHFMQKLTAYLRAERRRSR
- a CDS encoding cytochrome c family protein, whose translation is MKKTLVVTIMVCAALAFAGAAHAQDATYVGNKQCKICHNKADEGEAWNKWKASKHAKAFETLAAPEAKAAADKMKVDKPAGEAPECLKCHVTAFDEKAGAAPATIAKEDGVQCESCHGPASLHVADAKKFKSGDKTIVMSAHIKRGADEALCKTCHNEGSPTWKGFDFKAASATIAHLNPAKKK
- a CDS encoding 4Fe-4S dicluster domain-containing protein, encoding MERRSFLKALGAGVAGAMLPLGADASDAPGAASGCGMLVDTTECIGCRKCEFACARANDLSHAPLESYEDTSVFDTRRRMTAGAYTVVNRYPDAANPEKPTFVKVNCMHCLKPACASACIVGALHRQENGMVTYDAGKCLGCRYCMIACPFQVPAYEYDNALTPVVSKCSFCFDRVTSENKPPACAEMCPPNALMFGERNKLLQLAHEKIATNPDRYVPHVYGETEVGGTAWLYLAGRPFADLDLRAFSGKPVPELTETIQHNVFKFGLPPVLLYGLLCTAMKTFGDGK
- the hybB gene encoding Ni/Fe-hydrogenase cytochrome b subunit; this translates as MSRHVSESHESCAPVKHPFFTPGVFVLLGLMGVGFVAALYRLAFGLRAATSLSDPYPWGIWIAIDVASGVALAAGGFTTAALAHVFHRREYEALVRPALLTAMLGYTFVVLGLILDLGRYYNIWHPMLPWMWQGNSVLFEVAMCVMAYLNVLYLEFAPIVCERFMGRVNLPGPLAALNGVAETVLRVADAILGRTMFLLIAAGIMLSCMHQSSLGALLLIAPYKMNPVWYTPILPLLFLLSAISVGFPMVAVESLWSSWAFKRRPETKLLGLLVRYTVVLLGVYWIAKVCDLVIREAYGAIFADPGTTIAFGIEFLIGGLIPLAMLVSARVRRTPRLLFVACASAVIGVVINRVNVFLVAYSPLYADKPYFPSLVEIAVTVGLMAGLVFVYRTIVLIFPVLPAHKPTNSPSRVAEELIAQSGERGRCVLS